The Flavobacterium sp. N2270 genome contains the following window.
GACAGCTTATTAGATTCTGCAAGTGTATTATCTAATTCTGCTTGAAGCGAACGTCTTTTTTCATCTAAGTTTATTACTAACTCAACTTGTCCTTGAGCGTTCATGTTTCTTTTTTCTAAACGTTTAATTACATCTTCCTTGTTTTCTCTAATGTAAGCTATTTGTAACATGATATAAAATTTAAGGAACAAATTTAAACAATTTGTATAATATTACAGCCAACGATTAGAAAAACTAAAATTTAAAAATAAATTTATTTTTATTACATTAGCTAAAATTTATTTACCCAATGAAAAACCTACTCTTAAACCTATTGTTAATCAGTACTTTATTTAGTTATTCACAAACTGAAAATGAAGATTTCAATAGAATGATTGAAGCCGAAATGAAATCTGCTTCTTCAACAATTAACTTTAGAGCAAATACAAATACTCAAGATTATGATGTGACTTATCATGAATTAAGATTCACTGTTGACCCTGCTGTATATTTTATAAATGGAGAAGTTACAACTACATTTACTGCCTTAACAGATATGAATACTGTTACATTTGACATGGCTAATGAACTAACAGCTAGTAGTGTTACCATAAACTCAATCCCAGTAAGTTACTCAAGAAGCGTTAATAATGAAATTATTATTACTCTTCCAGCTACGTTAACAACCAATAGTAGTCAAACAGTTAAAATAATATATTCTGGAGCTCCTCCTCAAAGCGGGTTTAGCGCTTTTGCTGCAAACGAATACCACAATGGAGTACCCGTTATGTGGACACTTTCGGAACCTTATGGAGCAAGAGATTGGTGGCCTTGCAAACAAGACTTGAGTGATAAAATAGCAAGTATTGATGTTTATATTACTTCTCCATCAGCATATGTTAGTGTTTCAAATGGAATAGAACAATCCATAGTAGATAATGGAGACGGAACAAAAACAACTCATTTTCATCATGGATATCCAATTCCTGCCTACTTGATAGCAATTGCATCTACAAACTATCAAATATATAATCAACAAGCTGGCCTTGGAACCGTAGCAAGCCCATTTTTTCCAATTGTAAATTATATTTACCCAGAAACCGCAACATCAACTCAAGCAAGTTTAGCGGTAACACCAACCATCATGAATCTATTTGAAAGTTTAATTGGAGATTATCCTTTTAGAAATGAAAAATATGGCCATGCTCAGTTTGGCTGGGGAGGGGGAATGGAACATACAACGGTTTCTTTTATGGGAGGCTGGTCTAGAAGTTTAATTGCTCATGAACTAGCACATCAATGGTTTGGAGACCAAATTACATGTGGCACATGGAAAGACATTTGGCTAAATGAAGGAATTACAGAGTACATGGCGGGTATAGTTGTAGAAAACCTAGACGGAGCAACTTCTTTTGTAAGTTGGAAAAACAGTAAAATAAACAGTATTACATCTCAAACTGGTGGAAATCTATATCTAACAGATGCCCAAATACAAAACATTAACACTATTTTTAGCAGTAGAATAACATATAACAAAGGGTCTATGGTAACGAACATGATTCGATATAAAATGGGAGATACTAATTTTTTCCAAGCTTTAAAAAATTACTTAGCTGATCCAGCTTTAGCCTATCAATATGCTGTAACACCTCAATTTCAGAACCATTTAGAAATGGCTTCTGGATTAGATTTTACAGAATTTTTTAATGATTGGGTATATAATGAAGGTTACCCAACTTATACAATTACAGGCCAAAATTGGGGTGCGGGCCAAGCACGAATTTTAGTAAATCAAACACAATCTCATGCATCTGTAAGTTATTTTGAAATGCCAATTACAGTTCGTTTATCTGGCTCTGGCGGTCAAACACAAGATTTCATATTAGACAACACAACAAATAATCAAGAATTTATCGTTAACGTTCCTTTTCAAGTTACAAACGTAGAATTTGACCCAAATAAGGATATTATTTCAAGAAACAATACAGCAACTTTATCAAACGAACAATTTGAATTAGAAAACTCAGTAGTACTTTATCCTAACCCAAGCGATAACGAATTACACATAAAACTACCAAACTCTATTGAATTAAAAGAAGTAGAATTCTACAACGCAATAGGCCAATTAACGCTCACAAAGAACACAACTGACTTTTCTGTTAGCCAACTAAATAACGGAGTACATTTCGTAAAAATCACAACCAACCAAGGGGTAATTCATAAAAATTTTATAAAAAAATAGTTCCTATATAAAATAATAGTAAAAAGTAAGGTGAAAACCTTACTTTTGCTTTTTAAATAAAAGCAGACATATAAAATGATTCAATTAGCACAAATATTATTTATACTTTCAGTATTAGTTATTCTTCATGAATTTGGCCACTACATTACCGCAAAAATGTTTAAAGTTAGAGTTGAAAAATTCTATCTTTTTATGGATGCTGGGTTTTCATTAATAAAGAAAAAAATAGGAGAAACAGAATGGGGAATTGGATGGTTACCTTTAGGTGGTTATGTGAAACTTTCAGGGATGATTGATGAAAGCATGGATACCGATCAAATGAACACAGAACCTCAGCCTTGGGAATTTCGTTCTAAACCAGCATGGCAACGTTTAATTATTATGCTTGGTGGAATTATTGTAAATATATTACTAGCTTGGTTTATTTACACCACAATGTTTGCAACAGTAGGGCAAAAATATATTTCATCAGAAGTAGTTCAAAAAAACGGATTAGCTTTTGGAGAAGTTGGTAAAAGTGTAGGTTTTAAAGACGGAGATAAAATCATTTCAGTTGACGGAAAATTTCAACCAAAATTTAATTGGTTGATTATTGATATTCTTTTAAGTGAAAAAATTGAGCTAGAAAGAAACGGAGAAAAAATAAATATTTCATTAACTGATGAACAAAAAGGAAAAATTATCTCTACCGAAGGGAAAGACTTTGTTCATGCAAGATTAACTAATGTTTCTATAGATTCTATAACTAAAAATAGTTTAGCAGAAAAAGCTGGATTACAAAAAGGAGATAATATCGTAGGAATTAACGGAGCTAAAATTACATATTTCGATGAATTAGGAACTGAATTATCTAAGCATAAAAATGATTCTGTTTCATTAGACGTAAACAGAAATAATGCAATTGTTGAAATTAAAACTTTAGTTGGAGAAGATGGCAAATTAGGATTTATTCAAGGCAGTATCAATAAAGATGATTATCAAGTTATCAATAAACTAAGCATTGGAGAAGCTATTCCTGCAGCAGTTAAAGAATCATGGCAATTATTAGCTTATAACGTAAAACAGTTTAAATTAATTTTAAGTCCTAAAACAGAAGCATACAAGCAAGTTCAAAGTCCAGTTGGAATAGCACGTCGTCTACCAGACACGTGGAATTGGGAATTTATTTGGAACTTTACAGCTTTATTTTCAATTGGTTTAGCTTTCATGAATTTATTACCAATACCTGGTTTAGATGGCGGACATGCATTATTTACCATTGTTGAAATGATTACCGGAAAGACATTAAGCATAAAAGCAGCAGAAAGAGTACAGACTTTCGGAATGATTATCTTACTGACTTTAATGGCTTTAACTTTCGGAAAAGACATCTATCAACTAGTTGCAGATAAATTTTTCTAATATTTTTTTACTTTTTGTTTGTAAAAATAAATTATCAGCTTATATTTGCACCGCATTAAAGGTAACACACCTTCCTTCTTAGCTCAGTTGGTTAGAGCATCTGACTGTTAATCAGAGGGTCCTTGGTTCGAGCCCAAGAGAGGGAGCTAAAAAAAGCCGCTTTTCAAGTGGCTTTTTATATCTCAAAATGCAAAATATTGGTTATTCCTTCTTAGCTCAGTTGGTTAGAGCATCTGACTGTTAATCAGAGGGTCCTTGGTTCGAGCCCAAGAGAGGGAGCTAATACACAAAAAGACTTTACAGCAATGTAAGGTCTTTTTTTATTTAACTCATTTTATTACATTTATGAAAAATCAATTTATGAAAAAAGTAATTCTATTATTTATTACAATATTATCATTCAAAAGCTTTTCTCAAAAAAAAGACAACAATACATATCAAAAAATTGAAATTCTATTAAACAATTGGCACAAAGCTGCTGCTGAAGCAAATTTTGATAATTACTTTAATGCAATGGCAGATGAATCAGTCTTCATAGGAACAGATGCAACTGAAAATTGGAACAAACAAGAATTCATGATTTATGCTAAACCATATTTCGATAAAGGAAAAGCTTGGAGTTTCAAAGCAATTGAAAGAAATATCTATTTTTCAAAAGACAAAAAAACAGCCTGGTTTGACGAGCTATTAAACACACA
Protein-coding sequences here:
- the rseP gene encoding RIP metalloprotease RseP — translated: MIQLAQILFILSVLVILHEFGHYITAKMFKVRVEKFYLFMDAGFSLIKKKIGETEWGIGWLPLGGYVKLSGMIDESMDTDQMNTEPQPWEFRSKPAWQRLIIMLGGIIVNILLAWFIYTTMFATVGQKYISSEVVQKNGLAFGEVGKSVGFKDGDKIISVDGKFQPKFNWLIIDILLSEKIELERNGEKINISLTDEQKGKIISTEGKDFVHARLTNVSIDSITKNSLAEKAGLQKGDNIVGINGAKITYFDELGTELSKHKNDSVSLDVNRNNAIVEIKTLVGEDGKLGFIQGSINKDDYQVINKLSIGEAIPAAVKESWQLLAYNVKQFKLILSPKTEAYKQVQSPVGIARRLPDTWNWEFIWNFTALFSIGLAFMNLLPIPGLDGGHALFTIVEMITGKTLSIKAAERVQTFGMIILLTLMALTFGKDIYQLVADKFF
- a CDS encoding M1 family aminopeptidase, translated to MKNLLLNLLLISTLFSYSQTENEDFNRMIEAEMKSASSTINFRANTNTQDYDVTYHELRFTVDPAVYFINGEVTTTFTALTDMNTVTFDMANELTASSVTINSIPVSYSRSVNNEIIITLPATLTTNSSQTVKIIYSGAPPQSGFSAFAANEYHNGVPVMWTLSEPYGARDWWPCKQDLSDKIASIDVYITSPSAYVSVSNGIEQSIVDNGDGTKTTHFHHGYPIPAYLIAIASTNYQIYNQQAGLGTVASPFFPIVNYIYPETATSTQASLAVTPTIMNLFESLIGDYPFRNEKYGHAQFGWGGGMEHTTVSFMGGWSRSLIAHELAHQWFGDQITCGTWKDIWLNEGITEYMAGIVVENLDGATSFVSWKNSKINSITSQTGGNLYLTDAQIQNINTIFSSRITYNKGSMVTNMIRYKMGDTNFFQALKNYLADPALAYQYAVTPQFQNHLEMASGLDFTEFFNDWVYNEGYPTYTITGQNWGAGQARILVNQTQSHASVSYFEMPITVRLSGSGGQTQDFILDNTTNNQEFIVNVPFQVTNVEFDPNKDIISRNNTATLSNEQFELENSVVLYPNPSDNELHIKLPNSIELKEVEFYNAIGQLTLTKNTTDFSVSQLNNGVHFVKITTNQGVIHKNFIKK
- a CDS encoding nuclear transport factor 2 family protein, yielding MKKVILLFITILSFKSFSQKKDNNTYQKIEILLNNWHKAAAEANFDNYFNAMADESVFIGTDATENWNKQEFMIYAKPYFDKGKAWSFKAIERNIYFSKDKKTAWFDELLNTQMKICRGSGVLVQVNGIWKIKHYVLSMTIPNENTNEIIKIKAPIEDAFINQLQKK